A single genomic interval of Salinigranum halophilum harbors:
- a CDS encoding CobW family GTP-binding protein codes for MPGDEIPVTVLSGSLGAGKTTLLNHLLEGAGDRRIAVLVNDMGEVNVDAELVSGTSKGLAGDVTELSNGCICCELRGDLERAVMRLARERDFDHLVVEASGISEPAPVAKLFTRGKASARYVVDSIVTVVDARQFHDAFGGTGVVERRGAAEDDTRPLSDLLVEQVELANLVVVNKADLVSDAELATVEELVAGLRPDAEIVTTEYSSVDPDVLFGRRLYDPATAAEAAGWRRALSEDEVGDGHDHDDHDDHHHDGHRHPDEVYGVTSFVFRSRRPFDPSCIADVLADLPESVVRSKGTLWVAGSEQHLTLGQAGPSVHVEAAGPWVATLPAFEQDAYHRNRRQVAWDDTWGDRRTELVFIGTGIDEAALRGRLDDCLLDEEAFADFEPGAWEGGDDRIPTEQGERVVVATP; via the coding sequence ATGCCAGGGGACGAGATTCCGGTCACGGTGCTTTCGGGGAGTCTTGGCGCGGGCAAGACCACGCTGTTGAACCATCTGCTCGAAGGCGCGGGCGACAGGCGCATCGCCGTCCTCGTCAACGACATGGGGGAGGTGAACGTCGACGCCGAACTCGTCAGTGGCACGTCGAAGGGGCTGGCCGGCGACGTGACCGAGCTCTCGAACGGCTGTATCTGTTGTGAGCTCCGCGGCGACCTCGAACGCGCCGTGATGCGACTCGCGCGCGAGCGCGACTTCGACCACCTCGTGGTGGAGGCGTCGGGAATCTCCGAGCCCGCGCCGGTGGCGAAGCTGTTCACGCGGGGGAAGGCGTCGGCGCGGTACGTCGTCGACAGCATCGTCACCGTGGTCGACGCTCGTCAGTTCCACGACGCGTTCGGCGGCACGGGTGTCGTCGAGCGACGCGGTGCGGCCGAGGACGACACGAGGCCCCTGTCGGACCTGCTGGTCGAGCAGGTGGAGTTGGCGAACCTCGTCGTGGTGAACAAGGCCGACCTCGTCTCCGACGCCGAGTTGGCGACGGTCGAGGAACTCGTCGCCGGGCTCAGGCCCGACGCCGAAATCGTGACGACGGAGTACTCGTCGGTCGACCCCGACGTGCTGTTCGGTCGGCGGCTGTACGACCCCGCGACGGCCGCCGAAGCCGCCGGCTGGCGACGAGCGCTGAGCGAGGACGAAGTGGGTGACGGTCACGACCACGATGACCACGACGACCACCACCACGACGGCCATCGACACCCCGACGAGGTGTACGGCGTCACCTCCTTCGTCTTCCGCAGTCGACGGCCGTTCGACCCGTCGTGTATCGCGGACGTCCTCGCCGACCTGCCCGAGAGCGTCGTCCGGTCGAAGGGGACACTGTGGGTCGCCGGGAGCGAACAGCACCTCACGCTCGGTCAGGCCGGCCCCTCGGTCCACGTCGAGGCCGCCGGACCGTGGGTCGCGACGCTCCCCGCGTTCGAACAGGACGCGTACCACCGGAACCGAAGGCAGGTCGCGTGGGACGACACGTGGGGCGACCGCCGGACCGAACTGGTGTTCATCGGGACCGGGATCGACGAGGCAGCGTTACGAGGCCGACTCGACGACTGTCTCCTCGACGAGGAGGCATTCGCCGACTTCGAACCCGGCGCATGGGAGGGCGGCGACGACAGGATTCCGACGGAACAGGGTGAGCGGGTCGTCGTCGCGACACCCTGA
- a CDS encoding DUF389 domain-containing protein, with protein MRFIHVRVPRDRSDAVFEVLGDEQVDYVVTEVADDDALVVQFPLPVQAVDTVLADLRDAGVDDSFTVIANAETASTPHFAELERRFVEGEEDDDAVVPEEIRSKARNMKPGVRTYYAMTLLSVLVATVGLLLDSPAVVVGSMVIAPQVGAALTASVGVAFSDGRMIRDGMSSQLLGLGLAVASATAFGWLLRATQFVSPAVDVTTIAQVSARTSPGVLSLVVGVCAGAAGAFGLSTDLPVSLVGVAVAAALIPAAAAVGIGVAWGYPAVAVGAAVLLVVNVLTITASGAGALWYLGYRPEAWRERAPVDALRSGRLNAVVTALVCILVVTGAVGAAVADQSAFENTTNDVVEDVLDSPEYDRVVLRSVGVEFTGFGLRASPREVTVRVKRPADQPYPTLPGRLEDRIATATGSDVSVSVEFVETATAGESA; from the coding sequence ATGCGGTTCATCCACGTCCGCGTTCCCCGAGACCGAAGCGACGCCGTCTTCGAGGTCCTCGGAGACGAGCAGGTCGACTACGTCGTGACCGAGGTCGCAGACGACGACGCGCTGGTCGTCCAGTTTCCGCTTCCGGTACAGGCCGTCGACACGGTGCTCGCGGACCTGCGCGACGCCGGCGTCGACGACTCGTTCACCGTCATCGCCAACGCCGAGACGGCGTCGACCCCACACTTCGCCGAACTGGAACGCCGGTTCGTCGAAGGGGAGGAAGACGACGACGCGGTCGTCCCCGAGGAGATTCGCTCGAAGGCCCGAAACATGAAACCGGGCGTGCGAACGTACTACGCCATGACGCTGTTGAGCGTGCTCGTCGCGACGGTCGGCCTCTTGCTCGACTCGCCCGCGGTCGTCGTCGGCTCGATGGTCATCGCCCCGCAGGTCGGTGCCGCGTTGACGGCGAGTGTCGGCGTCGCCTTCAGCGACGGGCGGATGATACGCGACGGGATGAGCTCACAGCTGCTCGGACTCGGACTCGCCGTGGCGAGTGCGACGGCGTTCGGCTGGCTGCTCAGGGCGACCCAGTTCGTCTCCCCCGCGGTCGACGTGACGACAATCGCACAGGTGAGCGCCCGGACGTCGCCGGGCGTGCTGTCGCTCGTCGTCGGAGTCTGCGCGGGTGCGGCGGGAGCGTTCGGTCTCTCGACGGACCTCCCGGTGTCGCTCGTCGGCGTCGCCGTCGCGGCGGCGCTCATTCCGGCCGCCGCCGCCGTGGGCATCGGGGTCGCGTGGGGGTATCCGGCTGTGGCCGTCGGCGCGGCCGTGTTGCTGGTGGTGAACGTCCTCACCATCACCGCGAGCGGGGCCGGGGCACTCTGGTACCTCGGCTACCGGCCCGAGGCGTGGCGCGAGAGAGCGCCGGTCGACGCGCTCCGGTCGGGACGGTTGAACGCCGTCGTCACGGCACTGGTCTGTATCCTGGTCGTCACGGGCGCAGTCGGGGCGGCCGTCGCCGACCAGAGCGCGTTCGAGAACACGACGAACGACGTCGTCGAGGACGTCCTCGACAGCCCCGAGTACGACCGGGTCGTCCTCCGCTCCGTCGGTGTCGAGTTCACCGGGTTCGGTCTCAGAGCGTCACCGCGGGAGGTGACCGTGCGCGTCAAGCGACCGGCCGACCAGCCGTATCCGACGCTTCCCGGACGGCTGGAGGACCGAATCGCGACCGCGACGGGAAGCGACGTGTCGGTCTCGGTCGAGTTCGTCGAGACGGCGACGGCGGGCGAGAGCGCCTGA
- a CDS encoding SRPBCC family protein has translation MAEVERSRFVRATPARLARQLSPETLVAAEGSFDVRTVREADDATVVTVGGGGLSFDLRFEPRADGYYYTQVGEAGPFESMETWVQYAREDEGSRVTMRSAVSLALPLPFVDRVAAWKRGGELDRALDALAGSLD, from the coding sequence ATGGCCGAGGTGGAACGCTCGCGGTTCGTCCGCGCCACGCCCGCGCGGCTCGCCCGGCAGCTCTCGCCCGAGACGCTGGTGGCGGCCGAGGGGAGCTTCGACGTCCGGACGGTCCGCGAGGCGGACGACGCGACGGTCGTCACGGTCGGCGGCGGCGGACTCTCGTTCGACCTCAGGTTCGAGCCCAGAGCGGACGGCTACTACTACACACAGGTCGGCGAGGCCGGCCCGTTCGAGTCGATGGAGACGTGGGTCCAGTACGCGAGGGAGGACGAGGGCTCGCGCGTTACGATGCGGTCGGCCGTGTCGCTGGCGCTCCCCCTCCCGTTCGTCGACCGGGTCGCGGCGTGGAAACGCGGTGGCGAACTCGACAGGGCACTCGACGCGCTCGCCGGGTCGCTCGACTGA
- the upp gene encoding uracil phosphoribosyltransferase, which produces MPIEDRDNAYLITHALAKDTLSRLRDVETEQVAFRKGLVKLGRICGYEIIDGAMETEYVSIETPLQETTGERVKGLDDIVIINVLRAATPFVEGLLKAFPRAKQGVISAGRDEEAGMNEAGEFPITIDYVKLPEIRAKDTVIVADPMLATGSTMCAVLDHVLESAAEEPTDLFVLSAVSAPDGLLRVDEEYPEADLLTVAIDDYLDDDGYIVPGLGDAGDRAFRTT; this is translated from the coding sequence ATGCCTATCGAAGACCGCGACAACGCGTATCTCATCACACACGCGCTGGCGAAAGACACCCTCTCGCGCCTGCGAGACGTCGAGACGGAGCAGGTCGCGTTCCGCAAGGGCCTGGTGAAGCTCGGCCGAATCTGTGGCTACGAGATCATCGACGGCGCGATGGAGACCGAGTACGTCTCCATCGAGACACCGCTGCAAGAGACCACCGGCGAGCGGGTGAAGGGGCTCGACGACATCGTCATCATCAACGTGTTGCGTGCGGCGACGCCGTTCGTCGAAGGGCTGTTGAAAGCGTTCCCACGGGCGAAGCAGGGCGTCATCTCCGCCGGCCGTGACGAGGAGGCCGGGATGAACGAGGCGGGCGAGTTCCCCATCACCATCGACTACGTGAAACTCCCCGAGATTCGCGCGAAGGACACCGTCATCGTCGCCGACCCCATGCTCGCGACCGGCAGCACGATGTGCGCCGTCCTCGACCACGTCCTCGAGAGCGCCGCCGAGGAGCCGACGGACCTGTTCGTCCTCTCGGCGGTGTCCGCCCCGGACGGCCTGCTGCGGGTCGACGAGGAGTACCCCGAGGCCGACCTGCTCACCGTCGCAATCGACGACTACCTCGACGACGACGGCTACATCGTTCCCGGCCTCGGCGACGCCGGCGACCGCGCGTTCCGGACGACGTAA
- a CDS encoding DUF7569 family protein — protein MHDAPGVNCHYRPDGGRSEEPCDDCGQPVADALTRTVETRVDGAQLHSHRLCPDCFAAWVDRYDRQLSPDRGANADSEIIVD, from the coding sequence ATGCACGACGCGCCCGGCGTGAACTGCCACTATCGCCCGGACGGAGGGCGCTCCGAAGAGCCGTGTGACGACTGCGGCCAACCCGTCGCCGACGCACTCACACGCACCGTCGAGACGAGGGTCGACGGGGCACAGCTACACAGCCACCGACTCTGCCCCGACTGCTTCGCCGCCTGGGTCGACCGCTACGACCGACAGCTGTCGCCCGACAGGGGAGCGAACGCGGATTCGGAGATTATCGTCGATTAG
- a CDS encoding S9 family peptidase translates to MQLTAADYHDLVRVSAPAVSPDGSTVAYVARRPRDETTTEASVFVVPTAGGDPRRFTASAGVDDEPTFSPSGDRLAFTRARDDEPTQLWVVPTDGGEARRVTNVPGGVQGLSWSPDGTRLAFVSEATATERERGVDCDATDYERSTPDPRVVDRLVYRRAAAYLDGTHRHVYLADLDAAGDAETLDDPGGAVTRVTDGDRDHTAPTWGDAETLYYAVARRRDGGDPDDAIEFELVAHDLPRAHTRHVTWGESWTPALAATDDGRVAYLHTPTDDGPPVHADVVVVACETGEETVLTADLDRTVLPDRGFAWGPDFESFYAVTPDEGDFVVRRFDAGDGESVDRDVVVDTGEVDGLGVGADLLAVTKSAADHPGDVFAVAADGERRLTTVNDALLSSRTLAAPEEVWFESEAGPVQGWLLFPPEGARDGRERFPLVVEIHGGPHAMWSTSGTMWHEFQTLAARGYAVFWCNPRGSLGYGEAFTTAIQRDWGVTTARDVLAGVDAVCERDEVDDSHVFLTGGSFGGYMTAWLVGHDDRFRAAVAQRGVYDLTSFYGSSDAFKLVEWDFETTPSDDAAFLWEQSPASVAHEVTTPTLVLHATEDFRVPVNNGELLYVLLKKAGVDTRLVRYPREGHELSRSGEPGHVVDRLERIVRWFDGYSDYHDVPRALDRGDDGLSGGLGEAEPESESAGESENADG, encoded by the coding sequence ATGCAGCTCACGGCCGCAGACTACCACGACCTCGTCCGGGTGTCCGCGCCGGCCGTCTCCCCGGACGGGTCGACCGTCGCGTACGTCGCTCGCCGGCCGCGCGACGAGACCACGACCGAGGCGAGCGTCTTCGTCGTCCCCACCGCCGGGGGCGACCCCAGGCGATTCACCGCGAGTGCGGGGGTCGACGACGAACCTACCTTCTCCCCCTCGGGCGACCGCCTCGCGTTCACCCGCGCTCGGGACGACGAGCCGACACAGCTGTGGGTCGTGCCGACCGACGGCGGCGAGGCCCGACGCGTCACGAACGTCCCCGGCGGCGTTCAGGGGCTCTCGTGGTCACCCGACGGCACCCGGCTCGCCTTCGTGAGCGAAGCCACGGCGACCGAGCGAGAGCGCGGCGTCGACTGCGACGCGACCGACTACGAACGGTCCACGCCCGACCCGCGCGTCGTCGACCGCCTCGTCTACCGGCGAGCGGCAGCCTACCTCGACGGGACACACAGACACGTCTACCTCGCCGACCTCGACGCTGCCGGCGACGCCGAGACGCTCGACGACCCGGGCGGAGCTGTCACCCGTGTCACCGACGGCGACCGCGACCACACCGCGCCGACCTGGGGCGACGCCGAGACGCTCTACTACGCGGTCGCCCGACGGCGCGACGGGGGCGACCCGGACGACGCCATCGAGTTCGAACTGGTCGCCCACGACCTTCCGCGAGCGCACACACGACACGTGACCTGGGGGGAGTCGTGGACGCCCGCGCTCGCGGCGACCGACGACGGCCGCGTGGCGTACCTCCACACCCCGACGGACGACGGGCCACCGGTCCACGCCGACGTCGTCGTGGTGGCGTGTGAGACGGGCGAGGAGACCGTACTCACCGCCGACCTCGACCGGACCGTCCTCCCCGACCGGGGCTTCGCGTGGGGCCCCGACTTCGAGTCGTTCTACGCTGTCACGCCCGACGAGGGCGACTTCGTCGTCAGGCGCTTCGACGCGGGAGACGGTGAGTCGGTCGACCGCGACGTCGTCGTCGACACGGGCGAGGTCGACGGGCTCGGGGTCGGTGCTGACCTCCTGGCGGTCACGAAGAGCGCCGCCGACCACCCGGGCGACGTCTTCGCCGTCGCCGCCGACGGCGAGCGCCGCCTCACGACCGTGAACGACGCCCTCCTCTCGTCGCGCACGCTTGCCGCGCCCGAGGAGGTGTGGTTCGAGTCGGAGGCGGGGCCGGTGCAGGGGTGGCTCCTGTTCCCGCCCGAGGGGGCTCGGGACGGCCGGGAGCGGTTCCCGCTCGTCGTCGAGATTCACGGCGGCCCACACGCCATGTGGAGCACGTCGGGAACGATGTGGCACGAGTTCCAGACGCTCGCCGCGCGGGGCTACGCGGTGTTCTGGTGCAACCCGCGGGGCTCTCTCGGCTACGGCGAGGCGTTCACGACGGCCATCCAGCGCGACTGGGGGGTGACGACCGCACGTGACGTCCTCGCGGGCGTCGACGCCGTGTGCGAGCGCGACGAGGTCGACGATTCGCACGTGTTCCTCACGGGGGGAAGCTTCGGCGGGTACATGACCGCGTGGCTCGTCGGCCACGACGACCGGTTCCGCGCCGCCGTCGCCCAGCGCGGTGTCTACGACCTCACCTCCTTTTACGGCTCGTCGGACGCGTTCAAACTCGTCGAGTGGGACTTCGAGACCACGCCGTCAGACGACGCCGCGTTCCTCTGGGAGCAGTCGCCGGCGTCGGTGGCTCACGAGGTGACGACGCCGACGCTCGTCCTCCACGCCACCGAGGACTTCCGGGTGCCGGTGAACAACGGCGAACTCCTCTACGTGCTGTTGAAGAAGGCCGGCGTCGACACCCGGCTCGTGCGGTATCCGCGCGAGGGCCACGAACTCTCACGGTCGGGCGAACCGGGCCACGTCGTCGACCGTCTCGAACGCATCGTGCGCTGGTTCGACGGCTACTCGGACTACCACGACGTCCCTCGGGCGCTGGACCGCGGCGACGACGGCCTCTCCGGTGGACTCGGCGAGGCAGAACCCGAGAGCGAGAGTGCGGGTGAGAGTGAAAACGCGGACGGCTGA
- a CDS encoding TAXI family TRAP transporter solute-binding subunit: MVQKKFDRRSFLAATGTAALAGLAGCSGGGGGGSGGEGGEEGGSDGESTEMDSEGESTEMDSGGSGSGSTRLSWHAGGTGGTYFPLSNEFKDVIESNTDGITVQVQSTGASVENVGSLASGDADFALIQNDVAFFASNGSGIEAFQGNAVDNLRGVATLYPETIHIVTLADTGIETPADLSGATINTGDLGSGTQVNANQILEALGISDYTEQNTGFSQASDQLKNGDIDAAFVVGGYPVGAIEELAATEDVRIVPIEGDARQSVKDAAPFYADDEVPSGTYGLESPAPTVAVQAMIATNAEQPEDIVETVTAAIFDNTDSLTIKTDFITADSAQDGMSIDLHPGAAAYFG, encoded by the coding sequence ATGGTCCAGAAGAAGTTCGACAGACGGAGTTTCCTCGCAGCGACAGGAACGGCGGCGCTGGCCGGCCTCGCCGGCTGTTCCGGTGGCGGCGGTGGCGGAAGCGGTGGCGAAGGCGGCGAAGAGGGCGGCTCCGATGGAGAGTCGACCGAGATGGACTCGGAGGGTGAGTCGACCGAGATGGATTCGGGCGGCTCCGGCTCGGGAAGCACGCGTCTCTCGTGGCACGCGGGCGGCACGGGCGGGACGTACTTCCCGCTCTCGAACGAGTTCAAGGACGTCATCGAGTCCAACACCGACGGCATCACGGTCCAGGTCCAGTCGACCGGTGCCTCCGTCGAGAACGTCGGCTCGCTCGCGAGCGGCGACGCCGACTTCGCGCTCATCCAGAACGACGTCGCGTTCTTCGCGTCGAACGGCTCGGGTATCGAGGCCTTCCAGGGCAACGCCGTCGACAACCTCCGCGGCGTCGCCACCCTCTACCCCGAGACCATCCACATCGTGACGCTCGCCGACACGGGCATCGAGACGCCCGCGGACCTCTCGGGCGCGACCATCAACACCGGTGACCTCGGCTCCGGGACGCAGGTCAACGCGAACCAGATCCTCGAGGCGCTCGGCATCAGCGACTACACCGAGCAGAACACCGGCTTCTCGCAGGCGTCGGACCAGCTGAAGAACGGCGACATCGACGCCGCGTTCGTCGTCGGCGGCTACCCCGTCGGTGCCATCGAGGAGCTCGCCGCGACGGAGGACGTCCGCATCGTCCCCATCGAGGGCGACGCCCGCCAGTCGGTCAAGGACGCCGCCCCGTTCTACGCGGACGACGAGGTCCCCTCGGGCACGTACGGGCTCGAGTCGCCCGCGCCGACCGTCGCCGTGCAGGCGATGATCGCGACGAACGCCGAGCAGCCCGAGGACATCGTCGAGACGGTCACGGCGGCCATCTTCGACAACACGGACTCGCTCACTATCAAGACGGACTTCATCACGGCCGACTCCGCACAGGACGGCATGTCCATCGACCTGCACCCGGGCGCGGCCGCGTACTTCGGCTGA
- a CDS encoding DUF1850 domain-containing protein, protein MDDQRRRFALAAVVVAALLAVSGAAAASLPAGQALVVETADGGDELLRVPVEDNTTVALEYTHSVEKTRVLDAYAVRDGELVMTRMEFQSYGWGLPARVNVTTENGSFVFDPEGSYEELYVKPGRIAGHKLHVGEETYDLVARSDAESVRIYITERTVLDVARSMTRP, encoded by the coding sequence ATGGACGACCAACGTAGACGGTTCGCTCTCGCCGCCGTCGTAGTCGCGGCGTTGCTCGCGGTCAGCGGTGCCGCGGCCGCGTCGCTCCCGGCCGGACAGGCGCTCGTCGTCGAGACGGCCGACGGCGGTGACGAACTCCTTCGCGTGCCCGTCGAGGACAACACGACGGTCGCGCTCGAGTACACCCACAGCGTCGAGAAGACGCGCGTACTCGACGCCTACGCGGTCCGTGACGGCGAACTCGTGATGACGCGGATGGAGTTCCAGTCGTACGGCTGGGGGCTCCCCGCGCGGGTGAACGTCACCACCGAGAACGGGTCGTTCGTCTTCGACCCCGAGGGGTCCTACGAGGAACTGTACGTGAAGCCCGGCCGCATCGCCGGCCACAAACTCCACGTCGGCGAGGAGACGTACGACCTCGTCGCGCGTTCGGACGCGGAGTCCGTGCGTATCTATATCACGGAGCGAACTGTCCTTGACGTTGCACGCTCGATGACACGACCATGA
- a CDS encoding TRAP transporter permease produces the protein MTDSDPERASERDGPTRDGDSVARTDGGTDDRTDPESADGGPDPNTDDGDGELSDAEAEEILEGIERKRTLSGSTALAVSVIGIAFSLFQIWLAARGFIFEFSLPAVGEVRLAALQLLQVNAIHVAFALILAFLLFPPTDGGGAIATRLAQVVPAVEQRFGASNPITNAAKTLRRSVRWLVVDDERERVTPIDFVFMVLAALTAVYMVVDFGEIQRLRVLGLDSGRTIAEYATGLFVALGDVVPPLSFLADVVAAVMGVVPFTGVSYAFFLGAVGTLLVLEATRRALGVYLMLIVASFIVYARWGFIITPETPLIGVLSIPQGSWANIVQNLWYNTENGVFGIPVTVSVQFIYIFILFGAFLEMSGAGQWFIELAYSATGTRKGGPAKASILASGFMGTISGSSIANTVTTGAFTIPLMKRSGYRPEFAGAVEASASSGGQILPPVMGAAAFLMIEFIGVPFSDIIIAATIPAIVFFFGVWVMVHLEASRANIGGLSRDDVVDIKRHLSRGWFYLVPLILLLYYLLVERLTVARSAWFTLVAIMALIAFVAAYNERTGAPLVGTILALFLAELGAFVTSGVGIVGLLTGASGESRTFAEALFAAGGTLGTIIVLVSVAFMLFRPRSDAPLLNFDDAVDTASERFAEGISRPSLAETRPFRYLTFIGKSMDSGARTSTEVVVAVAAAGIIPGVVSATGLGPNLTALIKAVAGGSIVLLLLFTAIASIILGMGMPTTVTYIILVSLLGPAIAQSSDIPLLAAHLFILYFGVIADITPPVAVAAYAASGVAKSDPFRTGTKAFSLSLNKAIVPFAFALTPGILLLRGQNQDFRVLNFADVTEVTYFLPEVVIPIIGVFVGVVGLGATVIGYFYAPVSRAERALFVVSAFLLMAPLLVLSAITDVLSFVGIVQNVGEPLVIDLGLRAAGGVLFAALTLKNRAASQKQPPRPTGRAEATD, from the coding sequence ATGACAGATTCAGACCCGGAACGAGCATCAGAGAGAGACGGTCCGACCCGCGACGGTGACTCCGTGGCCAGGACCGATGGAGGCACCGACGACCGGACCGACCCGGAGTCCGCAGACGGCGGTCCCGACCCGAACACCGACGACGGCGACGGCGAGTTGAGCGACGCTGAGGCCGAGGAGATTCTCGAAGGAATCGAGCGAAAACGGACACTCTCGGGCAGTACCGCACTCGCCGTCTCGGTCATCGGCATCGCCTTCTCGCTGTTTCAAATCTGGCTCGCCGCGCGCGGCTTCATCTTCGAGTTCTCCCTGCCCGCGGTGGGTGAGGTCAGGCTCGCCGCCCTCCAGTTGCTGCAGGTGAACGCCATCCACGTCGCGTTCGCACTCATCCTCGCGTTCTTGCTCTTCCCGCCGACGGACGGTGGCGGGGCAATCGCGACCAGGCTCGCCCAGGTCGTGCCGGCCGTCGAGCAGCGCTTCGGTGCGTCGAACCCGATTACGAACGCGGCGAAGACGCTCCGACGAAGCGTCCGCTGGCTCGTCGTCGACGACGAGCGCGAGCGCGTGACGCCTATCGACTTCGTGTTCATGGTGCTGGCAGCGCTCACGGCGGTCTACATGGTCGTGGACTTCGGCGAGATTCAGCGGCTTCGCGTGCTGGGGCTCGACTCGGGCCGCACCATCGCGGAGTACGCCACCGGGCTGTTCGTCGCCCTCGGCGACGTCGTCCCCCCGCTCAGCTTCCTCGCGGACGTCGTCGCGGCCGTGATGGGTGTGGTCCCCTTCACGGGCGTCTCGTACGCCTTCTTCCTCGGGGCCGTCGGGACGCTCCTGGTCCTCGAGGCGACTCGACGCGCGCTCGGCGTCTACCTCATGCTCATCGTCGCGTCGTTCATCGTCTACGCCCGCTGGGGCTTCATTATCACGCCCGAAACGCCCCTCATCGGCGTGCTCTCCATCCCACAGGGCAGTTGGGCGAACATCGTCCAGAACCTCTGGTACAACACCGAGAACGGCGTGTTCGGGATTCCGGTTACGGTGTCGGTGCAGTTCATCTACATCTTCATCCTCTTCGGCGCGTTCCTCGAGATGTCCGGCGCAGGGCAGTGGTTCATCGAACTCGCGTACTCCGCCACGGGGACGCGGAAAGGCGGCCCCGCGAAGGCGTCCATCCTCGCGTCGGGCTTCATGGGCACCATCTCCGGGTCGTCCATCGCCAACACGGTGACGACGGGCGCGTTCACCATCCCGCTGATGAAACGCTCCGGCTACCGGCCGGAGTTCGCGGGCGCGGTCGAGGCGTCGGCGTCGTCGGGCGGGCAGATCCTCCCGCCCGTCATGGGTGCCGCGGCGTTCCTGATGATCGAGTTCATCGGCGTGCCGTTCTCCGATATCATCATCGCCGCGACCATCCCCGCCATCGTGTTCTTCTTCGGCGTCTGGGTGATGGTCCACCTCGAGGCCTCACGGGCGAACATCGGCGGCCTCTCGCGCGACGACGTCGTCGACATCAAGCGTCACCTCTCGCGCGGGTGGTTCTACCTCGTGCCGCTCATCTTGCTGCTGTACTACCTGCTCGTCGAGCGTCTCACCGTCGCCCGGTCGGCGTGGTTCACGCTCGTCGCAATCATGGCACTCATCGCGTTCGTCGCCGCCTACAACGAGCGAACGGGAGCCCCGCTCGTCGGGACGATTCTCGCCTTGTTCCTCGCCGAGTTGGGTGCGTTCGTCACGAGCGGCGTCGGCATCGTGGGCCTCCTTACGGGTGCGAGCGGTGAATCTCGCACCTTCGCAGAGGCGCTCTTCGCGGCCGGTGGCACGCTGGGGACCATCATCGTCCTCGTGAGCGTCGCGTTCATGCTGTTCCGCCCGCGGAGCGACGCACCGCTTTTGAACTTCGACGACGCCGTCGACACCGCGAGCGAGCGGTTCGCCGAGGGGATTTCGCGACCGAGTCTCGCCGAGACGCGGCCGTTCCGCTACCTCACCTTCATCGGGAAGTCGATGGACTCGGGCGCGCGGACCTCGACCGAGGTCGTCGTGGCCGTCGCCGCCGCCGGCATCATCCCCGGCGTCGTGAGCGCCACCGGACTGGGCCCGAACCTGACGGCGCTCATCAAAGCCGTCGCCGGCGGCTCCATCGTCCTCCTCTTGCTCTTTACCGCCATCGCCTCTATCATCCTCGGGATGGGGATGCCGACGACGGTGACGTACATCATCCTCGTCTCCCTCCTGGGCCCGGCCATCGCCCAGTCGTCCGACATTCCGCTGCTGGCGGCGCACCTGTTCATCCTCTACTTCGGCGTCATCGCCGACATCACACCACCGGTCGCGGTGGCTGCTTATGCCGCGTCGGGGGTGGCCAAATCCGACCCCTTCAGGACGGGGACGAAGGCGTTCTCCCTGTCGCTCAACAAGGCCATCGTGCCCTTCGCGTTCGCGCTCACGCCCGGTATCCTCCTGCTGCGCGGGCAGAATCAGGACTTCCGTGTGCTGAACTTCGCCGACGTGACGGAGGTGACGTACTTCCTGCCGGAGGTGGTGATACCCATCATCGGGGTGTTCGTCGGCGTGGTCGGCCTCGGAGCGACCGTCATCGGGTACTTCTACGCGCCCGTGAGTCGGGCCGAGCGCGCACTGTTCGTCGTCAGCGCCTTCTTGTTGATGGCACCGCTCCTGGTCCTCAGTGCGATTACGGACGTGCTCTCGTTCGTCGGCATCGTCCAGAACGTCGGTGAACCGCTCGTCATCGACCTCGGCCTCCGTGCGGCGGGTGGGGTGCTGTTCGCCGCACTCACGCTGAAGAACCGCGCGGCGAGCCAGAAGCAGCCCCCCCGACCCACGGGTCGCGCCGAAGCGACCGACTGA